The following coding sequences are from one Sander lucioperca isolate FBNREF2018 chromosome 2, SLUC_FBN_1.2, whole genome shotgun sequence window:
- the fam189a2 gene encoding protein FAM189A2, with protein sequence MSLPVVLPGSCCPVIGASQLAEPSYRNRPRGLSASSRTASSGSRLLLPGRPLLSLGLLQLLLGGSMVALCFGALSLSNSPPIRNSCPFWAGSSVILSGIVGLTTWRRPMLLLVNVFVLLSVVCVLLNLAGFILCCQGAQLVSSMTSCQLSDAGDVCYCCSLSSSSRCPEEKLLELHPAHSCSTMRILLKKVLFALCALNALTTAVCLMAAALRYLQIFTARTPCTDEHRATVEEREEPAQVPDPDEFVAPAPPPSYFSTFYSYTPRLARRILGDSVIPLPHIYGARIKGVEVFCPLDPPPPYEVVAGSSTNAVTQEPEIALTELTINPTTLAPGASVGDRSPQMVSASPGHFPQAKPQLQPPPSPPSPPPQQQQLPSPAPPPSPAPPPWSRARIHRSTSDPVLMDLADRALSSSDAPQTTDSSTQTSQPALAACVQGQVTLRRGNGDKRMPRRPRPSSMVDYQSYRHTQQLVRKILEQPAAQGLAPEVQELVDSIRSVLQSDQEHMEEAVRCASYIEQVFTDSQMGPGQPKPPQQPADSSSQTFPRPPRRRPGLLHLQSCGDLSSFTCPTLESLEPQGNSRKVGSRAGSRAGSRTGSRPDHPERPHSLIGVFRETDLKWMIVLSIEGFPS encoded by the exons ATGTCGCTCCCGGTGGTGTTGCCGGGGTCTTGCTGTCCGGTTATCGGGGCTTCGCAGCTCGCTGAGCCGTCTTACCGAAACCGACCCCGTGGCTTGTCCGCCTCTTCGCGGACTGCCAGCAGCGGCTCTCGGCTGCTGCTGCCCGGGCGGCCGCTGCTCTCGCTGGgcttgctgcagctgctgctcggCGGCTCCATGGTGGCGCTGTGCTTTGGAGCTCTGTCCCTCAGCAACTCACCCCCAATCCGAAACTCGTGTCCCTTCTGGGCAGGTTCCTCG GTCATACTGTCAGGCATTGTGGGCCTCACAACATGGAGAAGGCCCATGCTGTTACTG GTCAATGTGTTTGTCCTgctgtctgtggtgtgtgtgctcCTTAATCTGGCTGGATTCATCCTGTGCTGCCAGGGCGCCCAGCTGGTTTCCAGTATGACCAGCTGCCAACTG agtgaCGCTGGAGATGTGTGTTACTGCTGCTCCCTCTCGTCCAGCTCCAGATGTCCTGAGGAGAAGCTGCTGGAGCTCCACCCGGCCCACTCCTGCAGCACCATGAGGATCCTGCTCAAG AAAGTGTTGTTTGCGCTGTGTGCTCTGAACGCTCTGACCACAGCCGTGTGCCTTATGGCTGCTGCCCTGAGATACCTGCAGATCTTCACCGCCAGAACACCGTGCACG GACGAGCACAGGGCCACAGTTGAAGAAAGGGAGGAGCCGGCTCAGGTCCCAGACCCAGATGAGTTTGTGGCCCCGGCCCCGCCCCCCTCCTACTTCTCCACTTTCTACTCATACACCCCCCGCCTGGCTCGCCG GATCCTCGGGGACAGCGTGATCCCTCTCCCTCATATCTACGGGGCCCGGATCAAAGGGGTGGAGGTCTTCTGTCCTTTAGACCCCCCACCTCCATATGAGGTTGTTGCTGGAAGCTCCACCAATGCAGTCACACAG GAGCCAGAGATCGCTCTGACAGAGTTGACTATCAACCCGACTACCTTGGCACCAGGAGCCTCTGTTGGAG ACAGGAGTCCCCAAATGGTATCGGCATCACCGGGCCACTTTCCGCAAGCCAAGCCCCAGCTCCagcctcctccttctcctccttctcctcctccacagcagcagcagctccctTCTCCAGCACCGCCCCCCTCTCCAGCACCGCCACCCTGGAGCAGAGCAAGGATCCACCGCTCCACCAGCGACCCGGTGTTGATGGACCTCGCTGACAGag CGCTGAGCAGCAGCGACGCTCCCCAGACCACAGACTCCTCCACCCAGACGTCCCAGCCCGCGCTGGCTGCCTGCGTTCAGGGCCAGGTCACACTGCGACGGGGCAACGGCGACAAGAGGATGCCCCGCCGGCCCCGGCCCTCCTCCATGGTGGACTACCAGAGCTACCGACACACACAGCAACTGGTCAGGAAGATCCTGGAGCAGCCAGCGGCGCAGGGCCTGGCCCCCGAGGTCCAGGAGCTGGTGGACAGCATCCGGAGTGTCCTGCAGTCAGACCAGGAGCACATGGAGGAGGCTGTACGCTGCGCCAGTTACATAGAACAG GTGTTCACTGACTCCCAGATGGGTCCCGGTCAGCCTAAACCTCCCCAGCAGCCAGCAGACAGTTCCTCCCAGACTTTCCCACGTCCCCCCCGGAGAAGGCCTGGCCTGCTGCACCTGCAGAGCTGCGGGGACCTCAGCTCCTTCACCTGTCCTACACTCGAGTCTCTGGAACCTCAAGGCAACAGTAGAAAAGTGGGGTCAAGGGCGGGGTCGAGGGCGGGGTCAAGGACAGGGTCCCGCCCAGATCATCCCGAACGCCCCCACAGTCTGATCGGAGTCTTTAGAGAGACA GACTTGAAATGGATGATTGTCCTGAGTATTGAGGGTTTCCCATCGTAA